In Acidobacteriota bacterium, the genomic stretch GTTTGCACACGGGACAGCCCCGGCCCGAGCACAGCACACACGTGAGGTCCGTTTCGGCGGAGGGCTCGGTGAAGGGGAAGAACGAGGGCCGGAAGCGGACCGTGACGTCCTTTCGGAAAAGCCTTCGGTAGAAATGGTCCAGGGTCCCCTTGAGGTGGGCCATGGTGACCCCCCTGTCCACGAGGAGACCCTCCACCTGGCAGAACATGGGGGAGTGGCTGGCGTCGTCGTCCCGCCGAAAGACGCGGCCCGGGGCGATGACCTTGATGGGGGGGCGCCGGGCTTCCATGGTGCGAATCTGGACGGGAGACGTATGGGTCCGCAGGAGGAGCCCGCCCTCCAGGTAGAAGGTATCCTGAATGTCCCGGCTGGGGTGGTCGGCGGGCGTGTTGAGAGCCTCGAAATTGTGGTACGCGTCTTCCACCTCGGGCCCAGTGGCCACGGCGTATCCCATGGAGATGAAGATCTCCTCGATCTCCCTTCGCACCCGCGTGATGGGATGGATGCGCCCGACGTCGGGCGGAAGCCCGGGGAGAGTAAGGTCCACGGCGGGCGGCGCCCTGCGCGCCGAGGCCAGCCGCCGCACGGCCTCTTCGACGGAGGCCTCCAGCTCGCCCTTGAGGGCGTTGACTGCCTGCCCGTATTCGCGCCGGTCCTCGGGGGG encodes the following:
- the pheS gene encoding phenylalanine--tRNA ligase subunit alpha, encoding MQRDRFQEIREAFARDIAGAATEAEVLEVKGRYLGKKRGILPDLLSALKTVPPEDRREYGQAVNALKGELEASVEEAVRRLASARRAPPAVDLTLPGLPPDVGRIHPITRVRREIEEIFISMGYAVATGPEVEDAYHNFEALNTPADHPSRDIQDTFYLEGGLLLRTHTSPVQIRTMEARRPPIKVIAPGRVFRRDDDASHSPMFCQVEGLLVDRGVTMAHLKGTLDHFYRRLFRKDVTVRFRPSFFPFTEPSAETDLTCVLCSGRGCPVCKRTGWLEVGGCGMVDPAVFGFVGIDPEEYTGFAFGLGIDRMAMLKYGIDHIRHFYENDARFLEQF